From Pseudomonas arsenicoxydans:
AGGACGCGAGAATTGGCCTGATCGTGCCGGAGTACGTCAAAGCCAAATCCATTGAAGACCTTAAAACCGACGACAGCTTCAAAAAACGCATCGTTGGCATCGACGCCGGCTCGGGCGTGATGATCAAGACCGAACAGGCAATCAAGGATTACGACCTGACCGGGTATCAACTCAAGGCCAGTTCCGGCGCCGGCATGATTGCCGAGCTGACCCGTGCCGAGAAGAAAAACGAATCCATTGCTGTTACCGGTTGGGTGCCGCACTGGATGTTCGCCAAGTGGAAACTGCGCTTCCTGGACGACCCGAAAGGCGTTTACGGCGCGGCTGAAACTGTGAACAACATCGGCAGCAAAGAACTGGCAACCAAGGCTCCGGAAGTCGCCAAGTTCATGAAGAACTTCCAGTGGGCGTCGAAAGACGAAATCGGCGAAGTCATGTTGGCGATTCAAGATGGTGCCAAGCCTGAAGCCGCGGCAAAGGATTGGGTGGCCAAACACCCAGAGCGCGTTGCAGACTGGACCAAATAATTTGAGCTGACGCGTCTGTTCAGCGCCTTCCAGGGCCCCTCGGCAGTAATGCCAAGGGGCCTTTTTCATTTTTTCGGATCAGGGGTGTACAGCAGGCTAATTAATATTTGCTGGAAAATGGCCAGACTGTCATGTCGTTCTAATACTAAGGTCGTCTGGAACCTCTTCCGCAGCCGCATAGAGTGGATAACGTTCCAACTTTAATCTGTGCTGCGAGGATAAAAACAATGAACGACAGCATTTACCTCTCGATTCAAAATAGCCCGCGCTTCAAGGAGCTGGTTAGCAAACGAGAAAGGTTCGCCTGGATACTTTCAGCGATCATGCTTGGGCTTTACTCCGGATTCATTCTTCTGATTGCTTACGGGCCGCATATTCTAGGGGCGAAGATCAGCCCTGAATCTTCGATTACCTGGGGGATACCGATTGGTGTCGGGCTGATTCTCTCGGCCTTTATCCTGACTGCAATCTACGTACGACGCGCCAATGGCGAATTCGACGACCTGAACAATGCGATTCTCAAGGAGGCTCAGCAATGATCCGGCGTTTAATGGCTCTATTGAGCATCGCAGCCTTTGCACCTGGCGCCTGGGCGTCTGAAGCCCTGACTGGCGAAGTGCATAAACAACCGCTCAACGTTTCCGCGATTCTGATGTTCGTGGCGTTTGTCGGCTTGACTCTGTGCATTACCTACTGGGCTTCCAAGCGTAACAACTCGGCGGCTGACTACTATGCGGCTGGTGGCAAGATCACCGGCCTCCAGAACGGTCTGGCCATCGCCGGTGACTATATGTCGGCAGCGTCTTTCCTGGGTATTTCCGCCCTGGTGTTCACCTCTGGCTACGATGGCCTGATCTACTCGATCGGCTTCCTGGTGGGCTGGCCGATCATTCTGTTCCTGATCGCCGAGCGTCTGCGTAACCTGGGTAAATACACCTTTGCCGACGTGGCGTCCTATCGCCTCGGGCAAACCCAGATCCGCACGCTGTCTGCTTGCGGTTCGCTGGTGGTGGTGGCGTTCTACCTGATCGCGCAAATGGTCGGTGCCGGCAAGCTGATCCAGCTGCTGTTCGGTCTGGACTACTACGTTGCGGTGATCCTGGTCGGTATTCTGATGTGCATGTACGTGTTGTTCGGCGGCATGCTGGCGACCACTTGGGTGCAGATCATCAAGGCGGTGTTGCTGCTGTCCGGTGCCTCGTTCATGGCGCTGATGGTCATGAAGCATGTCAACTTCGACTTCAGCATGCTGTTTTCCGAGGCGATCAAGGTTCACCCTAAAGGTGAGGCGATCATGAGCCCGGGCGGTCTGGTGAAAGATCCGGTCTCGGCGTTCTCCCTTGGCCTGGCGCTGATGTTCGGTACCGCGGGCCTGCCGCACATCCTGATGCGCTTCTTCACCGTGAGTGACGCGAAGGAAGCTCGCAAGAGCGTGCTGTATGCCACTGGCTTCATCGGCTACTTCTACATCCTGACATTCATCATCGGCTTCGGCGCGATCTTGCTGGTCAGTACTAACCCTGCCTTTAAAGATGCGGCTGGCGCGCTGTTGGGCGGCAACAACATGGCGGCGGTGCACTTGGCCAACGCGGTGGGTGGCAGTATTTTCCTCGGTTTCATCTCGGCGGTGGCGTTCGCGACCATTCTGGCTGTTGTGGCCGGTTTGACCTTGGCCGGTGCTACGGCTGTGTCTCATGACCTTTATGCCAGTGTGATCAAGAAGGGCAAGGCTAACGACAAGGATGAGATTCGCGTTTCGAAAATCACCACCATCTGTCTGGGCGTGTTGGCGATTGGCCTGGGCATTCTGTTCGAAAGCCAGAACATCGCGTTCATGGTGGGCCTGGCGTTCTCCATCGCGGCGAGCTGTAACTTCCCAGTGCTGTTGCTTTCCATGTACTGGAAGAAGCTGACGACTCGCGGTGCGATGATCGGTGGCTGGTTGGGTCTGGTGAGTGCTGTTGGTTTGATGGTGCTGGGGCCAACCATTTGGGTGCAGATTCTGCATCACGAGAAGGCTATCTTCCCGTATGAGTACCCTGCGCTGTTCTCGATGGCGATTGCGTTTGTCGGGATCTGGTTCTTCTCGATTACTGACAAGTCCGCGGCTGGTGTTAATGAGCGCGCGCTGTTCTTCCCGCAGTTTGTTCGTTCGCAGACTGGGTTGGGGGCGAGTGGGGCGGTTGCTCACTAAGGCTTCAGGTTTGTCTGTGTCATTGCGTTAAATGCAAATGCCCCGGTCGAGAGATCGGGGCATTTTTTTGTGGGCGGTTATCGGATTGTTTGTGGGTGGGGTTGTTTGTCGTGGCGGCCTTTGGGCCGACCATGTTGTGGGTTGGTTGGGTACATATCCGTTTTTTTTGTGAGGGCGGCTGACGGTTTCGCCCTTACGGCGACTCACTTTTTTTTCAAACGCCAAAAAAAAGTAAGCAAAAAAAGGCTCGCCCCGAGCGTCCGGCCCCTCGCTAGGGCTCGGCGTTCCTTCGTTCCGGCATTCATCTGGGGGCATCGCCTCCGGTCTGCTTCGCGACGACCTCCTTTCGATGTGTTCGACTTCGTCGAACGGCGCTACGCGCCTGCCCCCCAGATGAACGCCTCCACTCAGCCTCCCGAAGGGGCGGGTAGATCAAAATCAAAAGCTGCAGGCGAGCTACCGCTCGGCCTGTTGAGTGGTGAGAAGCGGATGCACACCCATCCTCTGTAGGAGCTGTCGAGTGAAACGAGGCTGCGATCTTTTGATCTTGCTGTGGCTGTGGCTTTAGATCTTGATCTTGATCTTGATCTGCTTTTGATCTTTCGCCCCTTCGGCAGGCCGAGCGTAGGTGTCCATCAGGGGATTAGGCGCGTAGCGCCGTGCGGCGAAGCCGCACACATCGAGAGGAGGTCGTCGCGAAGCAGACCGGAGGCGATGCCCCCTGATGGACACCGTAGCGAGGGGACGCGGAGCCCTAGCGAGGCGCCGTACGCCGGGGCGAAGCCTTTTGCTTACTTTTCGGCGTTTGGAAAAGTGAGTCGCTGTAAAAGCGAAACCATAAGCAGCCGTTACCGCAGCAACGGATATGCCCCCAATCCCACACCACACCACACCACACCACACCACCGCCGCACAAACAAAAACGGCCTCTATATAAATAGAGGCCGTTCCCGGTACAGCGTACAACTCAAGACGTTATCGCAAGACAGGTCTTATTTGCGGTCTTCCAGCTTGGTAATGTCACGCGACTCGTAGCCGGTGTACAGCTGGCGAGGACGGCCAATCTTGTACGGGCTGGAGAGCATTTCTTTCCAGTGGGAGATCCAGCCAACGGTCCGCGCCAGAGCGAAGATCACAGTGAACATGCTGGTTGGAATGCCGATCGCCTTGAGGATGATCCCCGAGTAGAAGTCGACGTTCGGGTACAGCGAGCGCTCGATGAAGTACGGGTCGGTCAGGGCGATCTCTTCCAGGCGCATGGCCAGTTCGAGTTGCGGATCGTTGTTGATCCCAAGTTCCTTCAGCACTTCGTCGCAAGTCTGCTTCATGACCGTGGCGCGTGGGTCGCGGTTTTTGTAAACCCGGTGACCGAAGCCCATCAGTTTGAACGGATCGTTCTTGTCCTTGGCCTTGGCGATGAACTTATCGATGTTCGACACATCGCCAATTTCGTCAAGCATGGTCAGAACAGCTTCGTTCGCGCCGCCGTGGGCAGGGCCCCACAGTGCAGCGATACCGGCGGCGATACAGGCGAACGGGTTGGCACCCGACGAGCCGGCCAGACGTACGGTAGAAGTCGATGCGTTTTGCTCGTGGTCGGCATGGAGGATGAAGATCCGGTCCATGGCCTTGGCGAGTACCGGGCTGATCGGTTTGATCTCGCACGGAGTGTTGAACATCATGTGCAGGAAGTTTTCCGCGTACGTCAGGTCGTTGCGCGGGTACATCATGGGTTGACCCATGGAGTACTTGTAAACCATCGCTGCCAGGGTCGGCATCTTGGCAACCAGGCGGATCGCGGAGATTTCGCGATGCTGCGGGTTATTGATGTCGAGGGAGTCGTGATAGAAGGCCGAGAGGGCGCCGACTACACCGCACATGACGGCCATTGGGTGGGCGTCGCGACGGAAGCCGTTGAAGAAAGTCTTCAACTGCTCGTGAACCATGGTGTGGTTCTTCACGGTGCTGACGAACTGGGCCTTCTGTTCTGCGGTCGGCAATTCGCCGTTGAGCAGCAGATAGCAGGTTTCCAGGTAGTCCGACTTTTCAGCCAGCTGTTCGATCGGATAGCCGCGGTGCAGCAGAATGCCGTTGTCGCCGTCGATATAGGTGATCTTCGACTCGCAGGAAGCTGTCGACATGAAACCAGGGTCAAAGGTGAAACGGCCCGTGGCCGTCAGGCCCCGAACATCGATAACATCGGGACCAACGGTGCCGGTTAAAATGGGCAGCTCGACGGGGGCTGCGCCCTCGATGATCAACTGCGCTTTTTTGTCAGCCATGTGGCCTCCTATTTATGCTTGAAATCATCAGACAGACCCCCCACGCAGGGCCCGCACCACTATAGTGAGATAAATTCGAATGTCAATTTGCCTAAAGTCTTGCTCCAGAAGGCTTTAACCGGACTTTTTCCTCGAAATTGACTGCCATTTACGCCTTTTATCCAACTTGTGCAATGCGCTATTAGGGGAAGGTGAACGCGTTGTCATTAGTAGCCTAACTGTCTATACTCGGCCTCCGACCGCCAGGGGCTTTTGGGCCTGCTTTATTGGGGGTCGCACTCCCTGGGTGGTGGGTACCTGACCAGTGCACTCCCCAACAACTTTGCCCTGATTGTTAGGGGCTCTTCAGTGTGAAAAAAAGCCGTGAATAGCCAACGACCTGTAAACCTAGACCTAAGGACCATCAAACTCCCAGTCACTGCTTACACGTCCATTCTTCACCGAATCTCCGGTGTCATCCTCTTTGTCAGCCTGGCCATCATGCTTTATGCATTGGACAAATCGCTGAGCTCAGAAGAAGGCTTCGGTCAGGTGAAAGCGTGTCTGACCAGTCCGCTAGCCAAGCTAGTGATTTGGGGCATCCTGTCCGCCTTGCTGTATCACCTGGTTGCCGGTGTGCGCCACTTGATCATGGACATGGGCATCGGCGAGTCGCTTGAAGGCGGCAAACTGGGCTCGAAAATCGTTATCGCCGTTTCCGTGGTGGTAATCGTTCTGGCAGGAGTTTGGATATGGTAACTAACGTCACGAACCTGTCGCGTTCGGGCCTCTATGACTGGATGGCACAACGTGTGTCTGCGGTCGTTCTCGCGGCTTATTTCATTTTCCTGATCGGATACGTCGTTGCCCATCCCGGCATCGGCTACGCCCAATGGCATGAACTGTTCGCAAGCAACTGGATGCGTATTTTCAGTCTCCTGGCCCTCGTTGCCCTCGGCGCTCACGCCTGGGTCGGCATGTGGACCATCGCGACCGACTACCTGACGCCAATGGCGTTCGGCAAGTCCGCGACTGCGATACGTTTCCTCTTCCAGGCAGTATGCGGCGTCGCGATGTTCGCCTACTTCGTCTGGGGTGTGCAGATTCTTTGGGGTATCTGATTCATGTCTACTACAGTTAATACGCTTTCGTTCGACGCCATCATCATTGGCGGCGGCGGTGCTGGCATGCGCGCTGCGCTGCAATTGGCACAAGGTGGTCACAAGACTGCCGTAGTTACCAAGGTTTTCCCGACTCGTTCGCACACTGTATCGGCCCAGGGTGGCATCACCTGCGCCATCGCTTCGGCAGATCCGAACGATGACTGGCGCTGGCACATGTACGATACCGTCAAGGGTTCCGACTATATCGGTGACCAGGACGCTATCGAATACATGTGTTCCGTAGGCCCGGAAGCAGTTTTCGAACTCGAGCACATGGGCTTGCCGTTCTCCCGTACTGAACAGGGTCGCATCTATCAGCGGCCGTTCGGCGGTCAGTCGAAAGACTTCGGTAAAGGTGGCCAGGCTGCCCGTACGTGCGCCGCTGCCGACCGTACCGGTCACGCCCTGCTGCACACCCTGTACCAGGCCAACCTGAAGGCCGGCACCGTATTCCTCAACGAATACTATGGCGTCGACCTGGTGAAGAACGAAGATGGTGCCTTTGTCGGCATGATCGTCATCTGCATCGAAACCGGCGAAACTTCCTACGTTCGCGCTAACGCCACCGTATTGGCGACCGGCGGTGCAGGTCGTATCTACTCTTCCACCACCAACGCCCTGATCAACACCGGTGATGGCGTCGGCATGGCTCTGCGTGCTGGCGTGCCGGTACAAGACATCGAAATGTGGCAGTTCCACCCGACCGGCATCGCCGGCGCCGGTGTACTGGTGACTGAAGGTTGCCGCGGTGAAGGCGGCTACCTGATCAACAAGCACGGCGAGCGTTTCATGGAGCGTTATGCTCCGAACGCCAAAGACCTGGCTGGTCGTGACGTGGTTGCTCGCTCGATGGTTAAAGAAATCATCGCCGGCAACGGTTGCGGTCCGGATGGCGACCACGTAATGCTGAAACTCGATCACCTCGGTGAAGAAGTTCTGCACAGCCGTCTGCCAGGCATCATGGAACTGTCCAAGACCTTCGCTCACGTCGATCCAGCCGTGGCGCCGATTCCGGTCGTTCCAACCTGCCACTATATGATGGGCGGCGTCCCCACCAACATTCATGGCCAGGCAATCACCCAGGACGCCGACGGCGTCGACCAGATCATTCCTGGTCTGTTCGCAGTGGGTGAAGTGGCGTGCGTATCGGTTCACGGTGCAAACCGCCTGGGCGGTAACTCGCTGCTCGACCTGGTGGTTTTCGGTCGTGCCGCCGGCCTGTTCCTGGAACAGACCCTGAAAGAAGGCGTCGACTACGCTCGCCCTCGCCAGTCCGACATCGACGCTGCCCTGGCACGTCTCGATGGCCTGAACTCGCGTACCGAAGGTGAAGACGTCGCTACCCTGCGTAAAGAGCTGCAAAGCTGCATGCAGAACTACTTCGGCGTATTCCGTACCGGCGAATACATGCAGAAGGGTATTGCCCAGCTCGCTGACCTGCGTGGCCGTATCGCCAACGTCAAGATCAACGACAAGAGCCAGGCGTTCAACACCGCTCGAATCGAAGCCCTGGAACTGCAGAACCTGCTGGAAGTGGCCGAAGCCACCGCCATCGCTGCTGAAATCCGCAAAGAGTCCCGCGGCGCTCACGCCCGTGAAGACTACGAAGATCGCGACGATGAAAACTGGCTGTGCCACACCCTGTACTTCCCGGGTGACAAGCGCGTAACCAAGCGGGCCGTGAACTTCTCGCCGAAGACTGTTCCGACTTTTGAACCTAAGATTCGGACTTATTAAGGGTGGCCGCCATGTTGCAAGTCAGTGTTTATCGCTACAACCCTGATCAGGACGCTGCGCCGTTCATGCAGGAATTCCAGGTCGACACCGGTGGTAAAGACCTGATGGTGCTGGACGTGCTGGCCCTGATCAAAGAGCAGGACGAGGGTTTCTCCTATCGTCGCTCTTGCCGCGAAGGCGTTTGCGGTTCCGACGGCATGAACATCAACGGCAAAAACGGTCTGGCGTGCGTCACGCCGCTGTCTTCTGTCGTAAAAGGTAACAAGCTGATCGTTCGTCCGCTGCCAGGTTTGCCGGTAATCCGTGACCTGGTCGTCGATATGAGCATCTTCTACAAGCAATACGAAAAGGTGAAGCCTTACCTGCAGAACGACACGCCGGCTCCGGCCATCGAGCGTCTGCAGACTCCGGAAGAGCGTGAAAAGCTCGACGGTCTGTACGAGTGCATCCTGTGCGCTTGCTGCTCGACCTCTTGCCCGTCCTTCTGGTGGAACCCCGACAAGTTCCTGGGTCCAGCTGCCCTGCTGCAAGCGTACCGCTTCCTGGCAGACAGCCGTGACACCAAGACTGCCGAGCGTCTGGCTTCGCTGGATGACCCGTTCAGCGTATTCCGCTGCCGCGGGATCATGAACTGCGTCAACGTCTGCCCGAAAGGCCTGAACCCGACTAAGGCCATCGGACACGTACGTAACATGCTGCTGCAAAGCGGTGTGTGATTCAGCAGTAAATGCAGGACCGCTGTACCCGTAGATGCTACGGCGCAGGCTTCAACCGGCGCCGTAGTTTTAACCTGAGCAGCAGCCCATAAAGCTGCGGCTCTTATTTTGAAGAAATGAGACAAGCAGGGGCATCCGGGCTGGTACCCGGACTATCAGCGTGATCCTAAGTGGCTTGTTTTGGTCGCTGCATTTGGACTTCTGCAAGTTTGCTCGGTGTCGACGCCGGTGGTGTTCCCCTAACCGAGGGTGACCAAGCATGCAAGAAAGCGTGATGCAGCGCATGTGGAACAGCGCCTACCTATCCGGTAGTAACGCTGCCTATGTGGAAGAGCTCTACGAGCTCTACCTGCACGACCCTAACGCTGTGCCAGAAGAGTGGCGCACCTACTTCCAGAAGTTGCCTGCTGACGGCAACCCTGCCACCGATGTTTCGCACTCCACAATTCGCGATCATTTCGTCTTGCTGGCAAAGAACCAGCGCCGCGCCCAACCGGTTTCCGCCGGCAGCGTGAGCAGTGAGCACGAGAAGAAGCAAGTTGAAGTGCTGCGACTGATCCAGGCCTACCGTATGCGTGGCCACCAGGCAGCCCAGCTTGACCCGCTGGGGCTGTGGCAGCGTCCTGCACCTGCAGACCTGTCGATCAATCATTACGGCTTGACCAATGCCGATCTTGATACGACCTTCCGTGCCGGCGACCTGTTCATCGGCAAAGAGGAGGCGAGCCTACGCGAAATTCACGAAGCGTTGCAGCAGACATATTGCCGCACCATCGGCGCTGAATTTACGCACATCACCGATTCGGAGCAGCGCCAGTGGTTCCAGCAGCGTCTGGAAAGCGTGCGTGGCCGTCCGACGTACTCCGCAGACATCAAGAGCCACCTGCTCGAGCGCGTCACTGCCGGTGAAGGCCTGGAAAAATACCTGGGTACCAAATACCCGGGCACCAAGCGTTTCGGTCTGGAAGGCGGCGAAAGCCTGATTCCGATGCTCGACGAGCTGATCCAGCGTTCCGGTTCCTACGGCACCAAGGAAATCGTCATCGGCATGGCCCACCGTGGTCGTCTGAACGTGCTGGTCAACACCTTCGGCAAGAACCCGCGCGAGCTGTTCGACGAGTTCGAAGGCAAGAAGAAGGTCGAGCTGGGTTCCGGTGACGTTAAATATCACCAGGGCTTCTCCTCCAACGTGATGACCACCGGCGGTGAAGTTCACCTGGCCATGGCGTTCAACCCGTCCCACCTGGAAATCGTATCTCCAGTGGTCGAGGGTTCGGTTCGCGCCCGTCAGGATCGTCGCAACGACCCAACCGGTGAGAAGGTTCTTCCAATCTCCATCCACGGTGACGCGGCTTTCGCCGGTCAAGGCGTGGTTATGGAAACCTTCCAGATGTCGCAAACCCGCGGTTTCAAAACCGGCGGCACCGTGCACATCGTGATCAACAACCAGGTCGGTTTCACCATCAGCAACCCGCTGGACTCGCGCTCCACCGAGTACGCGACCGACGTGGCGAAAATGATCCAGGCGCCGATCCTCCATGTGAATGGTGATGATCCGGAAGCTGTATTGTTCGTTACTCAGCTGGCCATCGACTACCGCATGCAATTCAAGCGTGACGTGGTAATCGACCTGGTCTGCTACCGCCGTCGCGGCCACAACGAGGCCGACGAGCCAAGCGGCACCCAGCCTCTGATGTATCAGCAGATCACCAAACAGCGCACTACCCGTGAACTGTATGCCGATCGTCTGACTCAGGCCGGCGTGCTGGACGTAGAGCGTGTTCAGGCGAAAGTCGATGAATACCGCAATGCGCTGGACAATGGTCTGCATGTTGTAAAAAGCCTGGTCAAAGAGCCGAACAAAGAGTTGTTCGTGGACTGGCGTCCGTATCTGGGCCACGCCTGGACCGCGCGTCACGACACGCGTTTCGATCTGAAAACCTTGCAGGAACTGTCCGCCAAGCTGCTGGAAATTCCAGAAGGCTTCGTGGTTCAGCGCCAGGTTTCGAAAATCTACGAAGACCGTCAGAAGATGCAAGTCGGCGGCCTGCCGATCAACTGGGGTTACGCCGAAACCATGGCGTACGCAACCCTGGCGTTCGAAGGTCACCCGATTCGCATGACGGGTCAGGACATCGGTCGCGGTACGTTCTCGCACCGTCACGCTGTCTTGCACAACCAGAAAGACGCGGGTACCTACATTCCGTTGCAGAACCTGTACAAAGGCCAGCCACGTTTCGACCTGTACGATTCGTTCCTGTCCGAAGAAGCGGTTCTGGCGTTCGAATACGGTTACTCGACCACCACGCCTGAGGCGCTGGTGATCTGGGAAGCCCAGTTCGGCGACTTCGCCAACGGTGCCCAAGTGGTTATCGACCAGTTCATCACCAGTGGCGAGCACAAGTGGGGCCGTCTCTGCGGTCTGACCATGCTGCTGCCGCACGGTTATGAAGGTCAGGGTCCGGAGCACTCGTCGGCTCGTCTGGAGCGTTACCTGCAACTGTGCGCCGAGCACAACATTCAGGTTGCCGTACCGACTACACCGGCCCAGATCTACCACTTGCTGCGTCGTCAGGTCATTCGTCCGCTGCGCAAGCCGTTGATCGTTCTGACTCCGAAGTCGCTGCTGCGTCACAAGTTGGCCGTATCGACCCTGGAAGATCTGGCAGAAGGTTCGTTCCAGACCGTTATCCCGGAAATCGATGCACTGGACCCGAAAAAGGTCGAGCGCGTTGTTCTGTGTAGCGGCAAGGTCTACTACGACCTGCTGGAAAAACGCCGTGCCGAAGGTCGTGATGACATCGCCATCGTGCGTATCGAGCAGCTGTACCCATTCCCTGAGGACGACTTGAACGAAGTCCTGGCTCCGTACACCAACCTCAAACATATCGTTTGGTGTCAGGAAGAGCCGATGAACCAGGGTGCCTGGTACTGCAGCCAGCACCACATGCGCCGCATCGTTGGCAATCACAACAAGTCTCTCGTACTCGAGTACGCGGGCCGTGATGCTTCTGCTGCACCTGCTTGTGGTTATGCATCGATGCACGCTGAGCAGCAGGAAAAACTGCTGCAAGACGCCTTTACTGTTTAACGCCTTCGCGCACCTGAAACCGAATTTAAGGACCCACAGATAATGGCTATCGAAATCAAAGCCCCCACCTTCCCGGAATCGGTTGCCGATGGCACCGTTGCCACCTGGCACAAAAAGCCGGGCGACGCCGTCAAGCGTGATGACCTGATCGTCGACATCGAAACCGACAAGGTTGTCCTGGAAGTGTTGGCCACTGCTGACGGCGTACTGGGCGCTATCGTCAAGAACGAAGGCGACACCGTTCTGTCCGACGAAGTCCTGGGCTCCATCGAAGCCGGCGGCGCTGCTGCCGCTCCAGCTCCTGCTGCTGCTCCGGCTGCTGCCCAAGCTGCTGCTCCTGCTGCTGAAGGCGAAGACGATCCTGTTGCTGCACCGGCTGCTCGCAAGCTGGCTGAAGAAAACGGCATCAACATCGCTTCCGTTGCCGGCACCGGCAAAGGCGGTCGTGTGACCAAGGAAGACGTGGTAGCAGCTGTTGCTGCCAAGAAAGCCGCTCCGGCTGCAGCGCCTGCCAAGGCTCCTGCACCGGCTGCTTCGGCTCCAGTGTTCGCGGCCGGCGATCGTGTTGAAAAACGCGTTCCAATGACCCGTCTGCGCGCCAAGGTTGCCGAGCGTCTGGTTGAAGCTCAGTCGAACATGGCGATGCTGACCACGTTCAACGAAGTCGACATGACCGAAGTCATGGCCCTGCGTTCGAAGTACAAGGACCTGTTCGAGAAGTCCCACAACGGCGTACGCCTGGGCTTCATGTCGTTCTTCGTCAAGGCCGCCACCGAAGCGCTGAAACGCTTCCCGGCAGTCAACGCGTCGATCGACGGTGCGGACATCGTTTACCACGGCTACGCCGACGTCGGTGTTGCCGTATCCAGCGACCGTGGCCTGGTTGTACCGGTTCTGCGTAACGCCGAACTGATGAGCCTGGCTGAAATCGAAGGCGGCATCGCCACCTTCGGCAAGAAGGCGCGTGACGGCAAACTGTCGATGGACGAAATGACCGGCGGTACGTTCACCATCACCAACGGTGGTACCTTCGGTTCGATGATGTCGACCCCGATCGTCAACCCGCCGCAAGCAGCTATCCTGGGCATGCACAACATTCTGCAGCGTCCTATGGCGATCAACGGTCAGGTCGTTATCCGTCCGATGATGTACCTGGCATTGTCCTACGATCACCGTCTGATCGATGGCAAAGAAGCTGTGACCTTCCTGGTTACCATCAAGAACCTGCTGGAAGACCCGGCTCGTTTGCTGCTGGATATCTGATAGAAGCAGCTGCAGGTTTCAAGCTTCAAGCTGCAAGCAATTGCAGCTTGGCTTGAGGCTTGCGGCTTCAAGCTTGTTGCCAAAAGAGGATTTTTTGAATGTCGCAGAAATTTGACGTAGTAGTGATTGGCG
This genomic window contains:
- a CDS encoding succinate dehydrogenase iron-sulfur subunit, which gives rise to MLQVSVYRYNPDQDAAPFMQEFQVDTGGKDLMVLDVLALIKEQDEGFSYRRSCREGVCGSDGMNINGKNGLACVTPLSSVVKGNKLIVRPLPGLPVIRDLVVDMSIFYKQYEKVKPYLQNDTPAPAIERLQTPEEREKLDGLYECILCACCSTSCPSFWWNPDKFLGPAALLQAYRFLADSRDTKTAERLASLDDPFSVFRCRGIMNCVNVCPKGLNPTKAIGHVRNMLLQSGV
- the sdhD gene encoding succinate dehydrogenase, hydrophobic membrane anchor protein, with protein sequence MVTNVTNLSRSGLYDWMAQRVSAVVLAAYFIFLIGYVVAHPGIGYAQWHELFASNWMRIFSLLALVALGAHAWVGMWTIATDYLTPMAFGKSATAIRFLFQAVCGVAMFAYFVWGVQILWGI
- a CDS encoding glycine betaine ABC transporter substrate-binding protein produces the protein MKMRRLLGAGAALVLAISSTIASAEAKEVTIGYVDGWSDSVATTNVAAEVIRQKLGYDVKLQAVATGIMWQGVATGKLDAMMSAWLPVTHGEYWTKNKDQVVDYGPNFKDARIGLIVPEYVKAKSIEDLKTDDSFKKRIVGIDAGSGVMIKTEQAIKDYDLTGYQLKASSGAGMIAELTRAEKKNESIAVTGWVPHWMFAKWKLRFLDDPKGVYGAAETVNNIGSKELATKAPEVAKFMKNFQWASKDEIGEVMLAIQDGAKPEAAAKDWVAKHPERVADWTK
- the sdhA gene encoding succinate dehydrogenase flavoprotein subunit, translated to MSTTVNTLSFDAIIIGGGGAGMRAALQLAQGGHKTAVVTKVFPTRSHTVSAQGGITCAIASADPNDDWRWHMYDTVKGSDYIGDQDAIEYMCSVGPEAVFELEHMGLPFSRTEQGRIYQRPFGGQSKDFGKGGQAARTCAAADRTGHALLHTLYQANLKAGTVFLNEYYGVDLVKNEDGAFVGMIVICIETGETSYVRANATVLATGGAGRIYSSTTNALINTGDGVGMALRAGVPVQDIEMWQFHPTGIAGAGVLVTEGCRGEGGYLINKHGERFMERYAPNAKDLAGRDVVARSMVKEIIAGNGCGPDGDHVMLKLDHLGEEVLHSRLPGIMELSKTFAHVDPAVAPIPVVPTCHYMMGGVPTNIHGQAITQDADGVDQIIPGLFAVGEVACVSVHGANRLGGNSLLDLVVFGRAAGLFLEQTLKEGVDYARPRQSDIDAALARLDGLNSRTEGEDVATLRKELQSCMQNYFGVFRTGEYMQKGIAQLADLRGRIANVKINDKSQAFNTARIEALELQNLLEVAEATAIAAEIRKESRGAHAREDYEDRDDENWLCHTLYFPGDKRVTKRAVNFSPKTVPTFEPKIRTY
- a CDS encoding cation acetate symporter, which gives rise to MIRRLMALLSIAAFAPGAWASEALTGEVHKQPLNVSAILMFVAFVGLTLCITYWASKRNNSAADYYAAGGKITGLQNGLAIAGDYMSAASFLGISALVFTSGYDGLIYSIGFLVGWPIILFLIAERLRNLGKYTFADVASYRLGQTQIRTLSACGSLVVVAFYLIAQMVGAGKLIQLLFGLDYYVAVILVGILMCMYVLFGGMLATTWVQIIKAVLLLSGASFMALMVMKHVNFDFSMLFSEAIKVHPKGEAIMSPGGLVKDPVSAFSLGLALMFGTAGLPHILMRFFTVSDAKEARKSVLYATGFIGYFYILTFIIGFGAILLVSTNPAFKDAAGALLGGNNMAAVHLANAVGGSIFLGFISAVAFATILAVVAGLTLAGATAVSHDLYASVIKKGKANDKDEIRVSKITTICLGVLAIGLGILFESQNIAFMVGLAFSIAASCNFPVLLLSMYWKKLTTRGAMIGGWLGLVSAVGLMVLGPTIWVQILHHEKAIFPYEYPALFSMAIAFVGIWFFSITDKSAAGVNERALFFPQFVRSQTGLGASGAVAH
- the gltA gene encoding citrate synthase, giving the protein MADKKAQLIIEGAAPVELPILTGTVGPDVIDVRGLTATGRFTFDPGFMSTASCESKITYIDGDNGILLHRGYPIEQLAEKSDYLETCYLLLNGELPTAEQKAQFVSTVKNHTMVHEQLKTFFNGFRRDAHPMAVMCGVVGALSAFYHDSLDINNPQHREISAIRLVAKMPTLAAMVYKYSMGQPMMYPRNDLTYAENFLHMMFNTPCEIKPISPVLAKAMDRIFILHADHEQNASTSTVRLAGSSGANPFACIAAGIAALWGPAHGGANEAVLTMLDEIGDVSNIDKFIAKAKDKNDPFKLMGFGHRVYKNRDPRATVMKQTCDEVLKELGINNDPQLELAMRLEEIALTDPYFIERSLYPNVDFYSGIILKAIGIPTSMFTVIFALARTVGWISHWKEMLSSPYKIGRPRQLYTGYESRDITKLEDRK
- the sdhC gene encoding succinate dehydrogenase, cytochrome b556 subunit yields the protein MNSQRPVNLDLRTIKLPVTAYTSILHRISGVILFVSLAIMLYALDKSLSSEEGFGQVKACLTSPLAKLVIWGILSALLYHLVAGVRHLIMDMGIGESLEGGKLGSKIVIAVSVVVIVLAGVWIW
- a CDS encoding DUF485 domain-containing protein; this translates as MNDSIYLSIQNSPRFKELVSKRERFAWILSAIMLGLYSGFILLIAYGPHILGAKISPESSITWGIPIGVGLILSAFILTAIYVRRANGEFDDLNNAILKEAQQ